AGAGTCACATATCTCttgctttaaatcaaaagctggaaatgattaggcttaatgaggaaggcatgtcaaaaactGAGATAGGccgaaagctaggcctcttgcactaAGCAGTCAGTcaaattgtgaatgcaaaggaaaaacttttgaaggaaattaaaagcgCCACTCCAATAAGTACATGAGagataagaaagtgaaactgGCTTACTGCTGATacggagaaagtttgagtggtctggatagaagatcaaaccagccacaacattcccttaaaccaaagaCTAgaccgagcacggtggctcacacctctaatctcagcactttgggaggctaaggcaggaggatcacctgaggtcaggagttcaagaccagcctggccaacaggctggagtgcagcggtgagatctcagctcactgcaacctccacctcctgggttcaagcaattctctgcctcagcctccagagtaactgggattacaggtacccatcaccacgcccggttaatttttgtatttttagtagagactgggtttcaccatgttggtcaggctagtcttgaactcctgacctcatgatccacacgccttggcctcccaaagtgttgggattacaggcgtgagccaccgtgcccggccatgtcCTTACTTTTACCTTGGTGAATTGCATATGTTTTGGTATGTAGCCTTACATCTGTACTTGGAAGGAGAAAGGATATAGTTAACCCCATAAATGAATCCATCCCTACACATAGAAATCAAACTCTTCCTTCTAAAATAACACCACATGCCCAGTATCCCAAGTGGACATCCTGACTGCCATACTCGCTGCTTCCTGTCCCACCCAACTTGATTCATAAAAATAGTCTCCAGAGTCTGTCCAGTCTCAACATCTGattcattcccttttctttctctccctcccctcccctcctgtccccttcccttccttctttcttttttttgagacagagttttgctcttgttgcccaggctggagtgcaatgctgtgatctcggctcactgcgagctctgcctcccaggttcaagcgattctcctgccttaccctccctagtaactgggattacaggcatgcgccaccacgcctggctaattttgtatttttagtagagatgggtttctccatgttggtcaggctggtctcgaactcccgacctcaggtgatctgcctgcctcggcctcccaaagttctgggattataggcgtgagccactgcgcccggtctttctctctctttttctctctctctttctgtccttccctccctccctccctccctttcctcctttccctccctccctcccttccttccttccgtccttttccttccttcctcccttcctccctcccccccccttctcttctctgccttcctcttcttccttcttcttcttctactttcttcttcttccctccctttttttttttttgagacagtgtcttgctctgttgcccaggctggagtgcagtggtgtgatcttgggtcactgcaacctccatctcccaggttcaagtgattcttgagcctcagcctcccaaatagctgtgattatatgcctgcaccaccatgcctggctaatttttgtatttttagtagagacagggtttctccatgttggccaggttggtctggaactcctgggctctgtgatctgcccacctcagcctcccaaagtgctgggattacaggcatgagccaccatgcctggtcactCACCCCTTTCTTCTGTATATTCACCTTCAGTGCCCTTTGCCAGGTGCCTATCTTGGTGGCTTACACGGAACAGTGAAAACTCCTTCCATCCTCTCCTAATCTAGCCGGCTCCTTAAATTCACTCTTCTAAAATACACAGGTGctgacctggcatggtggctcacgcttgtaatcctagcactttgggaggccgaggcaggaggatcatttgagcccaggagttggagaccagcctggacaacatagcaagagcctgtctcattataaaaataaaagtaagtgcACAGGTGTTCACAGGCTTTCAATGCATTCCACTGGCCTCAGGAGGATGTTTTCCAGCTGGAGACTTTAGGTCTGAACCCTACGTATCTTCCTAAACTGGCCTCCTGCCACTGTCTTCTAGTCTGGCTGTGCCAAATCACAGCTAGTCCTGCAGGCCACTGTCTTTTATCCTCTCTGCCTTTGCACACATTGTTCCTACTGCCTGGAGAGCTGCCCTTTTTGCTTGACAAATAAAAATCCTTTGAGGCCGAGTTCAAATGACATCTCTTTGGTAGAGGCTTCCCCGATGACCCTCCCCATAAATTGGGGAATTCATCAGTCCTTTTTGCACAGGCCTCTGTTTCATAGCTATGATGTAGGTAGACTGATCTCTTCCAGGGCAGGGGCCCCAACCCCACCTCTGTTTTATTGCATGTTGCAGAGCCCTGTATGGGGCTAGGCAAAGTAAGCTCAGTacatatgtgttgaatgaatgaacgaattcctcatttgacagataaggaaactgaggcctaacCCAGTGTTGTGCTGaatccctacttttttttttttttttttttttttttatgagacggagtttcactcttgttgccaaggctggagtgcaatgacgtgatcttggctcactgcaacctccgcctcctgggttcaagcaattctcctggttcAGCAATTCAGCTGGTTACAAACAGCATGCAGTTTATacagcattttcacttaacaccTTCCCCTTACCTCTATCTGGTAGCCTTCATTTAACCCGGAACTCAGGGCCTCAATCCCTTGTACAGTCTGTATTCCACACGACTGGCTGGGGGCTCAGGTGTTCCTCACAGACAAGGAACCAGTCTTCGGGttggccactcccagattccttagcttggaacacacattcaggtgcatctgccatacaaGGTCATTCTAAgggtatgcttaagttattgctaTTAGGTGCGTTTACCCTACACCTAGTGAGCTACTTGGACGCTGGCAAGGCAATTCAGGTCTACTGATGCTCTCTTCTCTCTTGACTGGAAAGGGAATTCCTGAGGGAGAATAGTTTGCCCAGGACCCTTAGTGGCATTGTTCTTTTGGAACCttcattacaattttaaattgtcTTATCTGGTCTGTGACAGCAGCCATCTTATTCTCCTCTATATTCCCGCAGCCTGGTGCAGGACCCGGCACAGAGCAGGCCTGCAGTAAGAATTTCTTCTTGCTCAGGATTCCAAAGCCCCTTTTCCGATGAGGTTATTGATCCCTGAGTCTGATGCCATGAAAAACCAACCTGGAGTCAGATAGACTTGAGCTCTGTCCTTCACTAATTATGTGACTTTGTCAAGTTATTAACCTCTTGGATGGAAGTTAATTTTCTACGTAAAAAGGGGACATATAGGTAGGTTATAATCCTTTgcatcctgaatttttttttttttgagactgagttttgcttgtcacccaggttggagtgcaatggcatgatcttggctcagtgcaacctccacctcccaggttcaagcaattctcctgcctcagcctccggggtagctgggactacaggcgtgcagtcaccacaactggctaatttttatatttttagtagagatgaggtttcactgtgttggccaggctggtctcaaactcctgacctcaggtgatccacccccatcGGCCTTCTGAAGTaaggggattacaggcataagccaccgtgcccggcctgtatcctgaaattttaaaacGCTTCTTAAATTATTTGGCAGCAAAAAGTAAACTGATGCATTTTTTGGGCAGCGAAGTCAGCCTTGAACTGATGTGAGTCTATTTATATTTATCCCACTCAATGTGAATATTCATGTTTCCTTAcagaatattgtttttctttaaagagtaCTGGATTACATAATATACAGTATGTGCACAATAGTACctttctaaaactaaaaaaatgctGAATTTTGAAACATATGTGGCCCCCAGGATTTCTAATAATGGATTGAAGATCTATCAGTTATGTCCTTTGGGGATGGTGTGAGGATtgagataagttttttttttttttttttgagatggagtctcgctctgtagcccaaggctggaatgcactggcgcaatcttagctcactgcaacctccgcctcctgggttcaagcgattctcccgcctcagcttcccaagtagctgggattaaagacgcACACCATcgtgccgggctaatttttgtatttttgatagagacggggtttcgtcaggttggccaggctggtttagaactcctgacctcaggtgatccgcctgcctcagcctcccaaattgttgggattatggCCGAGAGAATGTTTTTTAAACCACGGAGGGAGCGAAGGCCAGGCCCAGAATAAAAGATGACAGGGTGGGACGGAGGAAGCAGAAGGTGATATGAGAGCGTGTGCTAGGGTTCAGCCATGAGGCTGAAGTAGACGGTTAGGAGAGCGTCTTCCGCGGCCGGCCGCTGAAGTTGATGCTTAATTCCGAGGAAACAACGAGGGGTCCATGTAAAGTAACGAAATACTTGATTCTTAGAAAGATTTgtagggggccgggcgcggtggctcacgcctgtaatcccagcactttgggaggccgaggcgggcggatcacgaggtcaggagttcaagaccagcgtggccaacatggtgaaatcccgtctctactaaaaatacaaaaaacaaaacaaaacaaaacaaaacaaaacaaaaaattagccgggcgcattcctgtaatcccagctactcgggaggctgaggagaattgcttgaaccgtgACCccggaagcgaaggttgcagtgagccgagatcgcgccactgcactccagcctgggcgacagagcgagactccgtctcaaaaaaaaaaaaaaaaaaaaagattcgtaAGGGAGGAGCCTGTAGGGAGGGAATCGGTCAGGACCCGAGTTACCCTGGAGCCCAAGCGGAGATCAGCGAAAAAGTCCTCGTTGATGCAGAGGTCTGGAAGGCGTGGGGCTCAGGGAGGCTGGGCAGCTGGACTCGGCATGACCCGAGGTCGTGAGGCCGTTCCGCAGGCTTGGGACGCTCCTGAGACTCTCAGAATAAAGTGCAGGCCACTGCATTAGCATGGGAGAaatggtagagacagggcttgaGGGAAGGATGCCCGAGATTAAAGGTATTAAAGGCAAGTTGGTGTCGCGGCAAAACCAGCGTGGGAGCCAGGAAACAAGGGTTTCAGTCTTTCCTCGCCAATTCCAGAGATAGCTGCATATCACAGAAAGAAAAGCGACGCagccatttttcttcattattatcaAGTTTGGCTGCTGCCGGACGCCGTAGACTTGTGGCACACCAAACCCTCAGCCCGCGTCTCCGCGGCTTTTCATTAAGTTTGAACCCGACCCTTCGCCGTAGAGTGTCTAATTTCGGTCTCAGAAGCTGACGTCCACCTTGGAAAGAAAGTTAGGCGCGGAAGAGCATGCGTAGAAATGGCGCTCGGTACGTGCCCCCCGACCCGACGTCTGCCGCGGGGGCGCGCTCGCACGCCGGAAGGGGCGGAGCCAGATTTGACTTTATATAGCGGACAGCGACACCAAGTCGACCTCTACCGGCGGGATTTGATGCTGTGATGGTATGTATTGTAATGGCGTCCGATTCATTGTCACCGGCGTCGGCACGGCTGAATCCGCGACGCATCGCAGCCATCCCAGCTTGGCCGACGCCGGGGGCTTGCTCTAGGGGCACAGGCGACCCAGCGGGGGCCTCAGTCAGGCCTATTTTCTGGAAAGTCGAGAGGCTTGTGGAGAAGAGCGCTTGGAGGACTGGTTTTGGGCCTGCAGGTCGGCCAGAGACAGGCCGTAAGGGTGGGAGCAGGCTAGGAGGCCCGGCATTTTTAAAGCCATGAGTCATTGCTGAGTTTTGATCTCACCAACTCCATCATTAGTTGGGATTAGGGCCCATAAGCAGCTTGTCTGGATAGGAGGACCTTGGGTGGGGGTTCTCGGCACCGTTCTCATTGGGAGGTAAAGAAGCTTGCGGGAGGAGAATGTTGTGGAGTCCTCCTGAAATATCTGGGACCGCTTGTGCACTCCGAAGGCCTCTGGAGCTCCCAGAAGCCACAGATGATGAACTTATTGACGGGCGGACAGAAACTGTGTGCTGATTGTCATGTTCTGATTTGGCTCTGCCGAGTTCTCTGGCCTACGTGTATCGGTGTAGTGAGTGTCCGGGCGCTAGAGGCAGCCCATAGCGTAGTATTGGCTACCTGCTACCCAGCATTTGTCCCTGGAGTGCCTTTCTTTAGTGGTCAAAACCTTGCTAATTGGCACATAAAGCTGCCTGTTAAGCAGTTTTTAGTGTCACTACTTAGTGTATTTTTGTGTGGTGTTAGAGAAAAAAACGGATGGCTCGTTTTCTTATAGGTTGAGAGAATTTGAAATTAGATTCAGCTTAAATTTTGTTGAATACAAAAACATTCTTGACATGTGCGAGCCTGAAAGAGATAATTATCTTTTTACTCGGTTTGCTGGGTGTCTGGTGCTGacggttatttttttttctcccccccaGTCTCACAGAAAGTTCTCGGCTCCCAGGCATGGGTCCCTCGGCTTCCTGCCTCGGAAGCGCAGCAGCAGGCATCGCGGGAAGGTTAAGAGCTTCCCTAAAGATGATCCGTCTAAGCCGGTCCACCTCACAGCcttcctgggatacaaggctggcaTGACCCACATCGTGCGGGAAGTCGACAGGCCAGGATCTAGTATGTACAGGCCTCCTAAAAGTTGGGGGATAGCAGTGGAGGGGGAGGGAAACTGGAGAGATGGAGTCAAGCTGTTAGCAgagggcagattttttttttttaagctggagtTACAGGTTGTCAGAACTGCTGTGACAGCGGACAACTTCAAGACTAATATTCCAAGGCTACAGATGGCCGGCACCGTTTGCTTTAGGTGCGGGGTGGGGTATTGCTTTCAGAGCATAGTAAATTTGCCAGGAGCCTTAGCAAAGAGAAGTAACACTAGTATGGGGGGGTTGGAGCTGCTGAGGCTGGAATAAGAAGTGCCTCATTCATGTTTTACTTGTTCACGTGCATTTCGCCTAAAAGCTTGAATAATGGCCACTTACCTGTGTGTTTTCTACTTAGAGATGTCTAACAGCACTGGTTGCTGAGCCATGGAAACATTAACGTTAGACAATTGATACTGACTCTAAACTGAGTTCAGAGCTATTTCTGTGTCCCAGTTATATTTAGGACACTTGAATTTTCCAGATAAATAGCAAATCTTGTCTGCCTCCAGAGGTTTCTGTAGAAGAGAATTGAAGCTGGACAGGTATTTGGTTATCTAGGGTCctgatattttttaagttaaagaacGTAAATGCACTTTGAATGAGAAGTAGGTAGTAAGGACAGCCCTGAGTGTCCAGACTGCAGGTGTGGGGCCCAGTTGCCCTTTCGGCCTAAATGGGCATTTTGCATTTTCCTAGAAAACATTACACCCCTTGCTTGGGCTCCTGCCAAGTCTGACTACTGCTTTCTTTGCAGAGGTGAACAAGAAGGAGGTGGTGGAGGCTGTAACCATTGTGGAGACGCCACCCATGGTTGTTGTGGGCATTGTGGGCTACGTGGAAACCCCTCGAGGCCTCCGGACCTTCAAGACTGTCTTCGCTGAGCACATCAGTGATGAATGCAAGAGGCGTTTCTATAAGAACTGGTGAGGGAGGAGGCCCTGCAGTCCCTAGCTTGGGAGCTGGAGAGCAGGGAGCAGAGTGTGCATGGTTTCTCAACTCTGTAGCAGGCAGGGAGCTGCTGTCTTGGGTTTAGTTTGTCTCTTGAACAGAAAAATACCTGCAATCAGACTTTGGCCAGCCATCGGGCTTCAGCTGGGATCTGACACCCTCATTCTGAGTCCAGGCTAGTGGGTGGTGGCTGAGGACCCAGTTGGTTGAGGAGTCCAACTAGAAACCATGAGAGGTAGCAGGATAATTCAACCCCTATAGGGGTGGCAAGGGCCTCTGGCCCTGGCTGGAATGTCCCATTTCCTCCATCACTGAATGGGTGCTCCCCCAAGGCAGAAAGCTTGCTTTCTAGCACCCTGGAGCAAGAATTTTGTTTGAATGTTTGTAACTTAAATTAACCTTGTGGACCTCTGCTCAGCTCCGCTCGGCTCTGCCCGATGAGCTCCATCCAGGCTCCGCTTGCCGGTGGAAAAGGCTCCTTAGAAGCCGGCAATGAGCCCCATCCCCACGCGGTGCCAGTGTGTCTTCCGCTCACCCCTCGGAGGGGTGATGAAGGCCTGCACCCGGCCCCCTCCCCAACTCTACTCTGCTCCTGAAGGCATAAATCTAAGAAGAAGGCCTTTACCAAGTACTGCAAGAAATGGCAGGATGAGGATGGCAAGAAGCAGCTGGAGAAGGACTTCAGCAGCATGAAGAAGTACTGCCAAGTCATCCGTGTCATTGCCCACACCCAGGTGAGTGCAGTTCCCCAGGGTGGCTTGGCCTGCCACTTAGTAAAAGTGACCTATGTGATCATAGGGGTCCTGTGCTCCCATGTGTGTGAGTAGGCTTCTCCCTTGCCAGCAGAGGGCACTGTGTCCTTACTGGCCCTTAGCAAGGGAACCATGCCCCTTTAAAATTCAACTGGCTGACCCAACTGGTGACTCACCAGTGACACTGAAATGCCTGCCTGAAAGTCGGTTGTGAGGTACTGGCTGCTTTCCTGGAAACCTGGTTTGTGAGCTGAGCAGGCCCTTTACTGACTTGCTGTCCTGTTACAGGTTATCCTTTCAAGTGCTGAGCACAACCCCATGTGGTGAGGGCCACCACAGATTAGAGTGCATGTCCACCATTGAAATTTTGTCAGGACATTGCTGGGCTGTTCCTGAGTCAACGCTTTAtgcttaaatgcattttttttttttttggagacagagttttgctcttgttgcccaggctagcgtgcaatagccctatctcggctcaccacaacctctgcttcctaggttcaagcgattctcctgcctcagcctcccgagtagctgggattacaggcatgcgccaccacaccccactaattttgtatttttagtagagacgggatttctccatgttggtcaggctggtcttgaactcctcacctcagatgatccacctgccttggcctcccaaagtgctgggattacaggcgtgagccaccgcgtccggtgatgcattttcttatttagaGCTTGTGCTGTCTCAAAAGCAGGCTTGTCACTAGGGGAAATGCAGGTAGCTGAGGTAAAACTACTGCAATACCCCAGGGGAACTGACCCAAAGGACAGCTACAGGAACACTGGGCTGGTGGGTGCTGGGATCTGGTTGGTTGCCTGTGGTGTGGGCCCTGTCCGCTCATCCTGACAGTAAATCAGGCACCAGAATCCAAAGTTAAGTTGTTGCTGTTGGCAAAAATGAAAGTTCTTTCCTCTTCGTGAGGTTCAGTGATTTGTTCAGAGTTAACTGGCTTTTTGCTGTATGCTTGACATCAATCAGGCCGCATGGAGCTGCAGTTCCTCTACTGTGGGAGGAGCACTGGCAGCTGGAGCTGAGTTGTGTCTACCTCCTCCTAGATGCGTCTGCTTCCTCTGCGCCAGAAGAAGGCCCACCTGATGGAGATCCAGGTGAACGGAGGCACCGTGGCCGAGAAGCTGGACTGGGCCCGCGAGAGGCTCGAGCAGCAGGTACCTGTGAACCAAGTGTTTGGGCAGGATGAGATGATCGACGTCATCGGGGTCACCAAGGGCAAAGGCTACAAAGGTGAGCTTTGCAGCAGCTTGCGTTGCTGTGCAAACCTGGGGGAGAAGTGATTTTAGGCCCAGCTGTTCAGTGATGAGGCTCAGAGTGAGCGCTGGGCACAGCGCCTGAATCAGACACTGTGGAACCATTCTCTACTGCCTTCCTTCTGAGAACAGCCTTGTGGTCAGAAGTGGCTGGGATAGCGGAGGGCCAGGGGACAACTTCTTACCATGTTCCTGGACCCTTTGCTCTTTGTAGCTCAGTAGATAACTGCAAAGGGGAGCTTGGAATTATGTCTGTCAATCCCTGCGGATGGGGGAGCTTAAACTAATGGATGCCTTAAAAAGCGCCCATTCACTGTTGAGTTCAGGGTTACACCCCCAGAACCTATCCACCTTGACAGGGGAGATCTGTGGGTAATGCACATGAAATAATCTCATCACCCCTCAGATGACCCAGCCATGGTTGGTAATTGTTGAGTAGGAGGAAGGGGTGAGTGGGAGGTGCTGGCACTGAGGTGCAGTAATATGTATCCATTTCAGGGGTCACCAGTCGTTGGCACACCAAGAAGCTGCCCCGCAAGACCCACCGAGGCCTGCGCAAGGTGGCCTGTATTGGGGCATGGCATCCTGCTCGTGTGGCCTTCTCTGTGGCACGTGCTGGGCAGAAAGGCTACCATCACCGCACTGAGATCAATAAGAAGGTGAGGTTCTGAGAGTGGTCCCTGGGGGTGGGAAGATGACCTTGTGATGGAGGCTGGGGTTTCTGTGCCTATCAGCGCTGCTTCATGGACTGTAGCTTATGCATCATGTGGACATACATCAGTGACTCGCTTCTCATGGGTCAGTTCTGGCCCATCTTGATGGTTTGTAAGGTGCCAGCCTGTAAAGTGGCTGTGGTGAGGCTGACTTGGTGTGGCTGGGGATACTAGCCTTATTGGTCCCTGATCCCACCACCAGTGGTGTGACAGGCCTCCTGTGTTGTACAGCAGGATCTTTAGTTTTAGCCCAGCCACTTCACAGAAAGGAACCTGGAGAGCCAGCCACCTTTTTGCTCTGAAGTTGGGATACACTGTGACTGGGACTGAGGCCTCAGCGGCCTTCCTAGAGTGCTTTGCAGGTCAGCACACTGGCATGTCTGGCTTATTTGTCCCTAATGCCCCAGCCTTACGCCCTTCTTGTTCATTCAGATCTATAAGATTGGCCAGGGCTACCTTATCAAGGATGGCAAGCTGATCAAGAACAATGCCTCCACTGACTATGACCTGTCTGACAAGAGCATCAACCCTCTGGTAAGTAATGGGTGTTCTGCTCTATGAGGCCACCCCAGGCCTCTTCTGTGGGGTGAGGTCCTCGTGTCTTTGGGGATAGGCTGCTC
This is a stretch of genomic DNA from Papio anubis isolate 15944 chromosome 16, Panubis1.0, whole genome shotgun sequence. It encodes these proteins:
- the RPL3 gene encoding 60S ribosomal protein L3; the protein is MSHRKFSAPRHGSLGFLPRKRSSRHRGKVKSFPKDDPSKPVHLTAFLGYKAGMTHIVREVDRPGSKVNKKEVVEAVTIVETPPMVVVGIVGYVETPRGLRTFKTVFAEHISDECKRRFYKNWHKSKKKAFTKYCKKWQDEDGKKQLEKDFSSMKKYCQVIRVIAHTQMRLLPLRQKKAHLMEIQVNGGTVAEKLDWARERLEQQVPVNQVFGQDEMIDVIGVTKGKGYKGVTSRWHTKKLPRKTHRGLRKVACIGAWHPARVAFSVARAGQKGYHHRTEINKKIYKIGQGYLIKDGKLIKNNASTDYDLSDKSINPLGGFVHYGEVTNDFVMLKGCVVGTKKRVLTLRKSLLVQTKRRALEKIDLKFIDTTSKFGHGRFQTMEEKKAFMGPLKKDRIAKEEGA